In one window of Candidatus Binatia bacterium DNA:
- a CDS encoding alcohol dehydrogenase catalytic domain-containing protein — MLLTAPAPIDTAPLALADLPVPEPRVDEILVRVEACGICRTDLYVIEGELPPRRTSGRPLPVKHDNRAARSRGFGLHGAEDLVDVIEAPARRDQGC; from the coding sequence ATGCTGCTTACCGCACCGGCGCCGATCGACACCGCGCCGCTGGCGCTGGCCGACCTGCCGGTGCCGGAGCCGCGAGTCGACGAAATCCTCGTGCGCGTCGAGGCTTGCGGCATTTGCCGGACCGACCTGTACGTCATCGAAGGCGAATTGCCGCCGCGGCGGACGAGCGGCCGCCCCTTACCCGTCAAGCACGATAACCGTGCGGCCCGGTCCCGCGGTTTCGGCCTGCATGGCGCCGAAGATCTCGTTGACGTCATCGAGGCGCCGGCGCGCCGAGATCAGGGGTGCTAG
- a CDS encoding alcohol dehydrogenase catalytic domain-containing protein produces the protein MKTRAAVAFAAGEPMRLVEIDLAPPGPREALVRVGAVGVCRSDLHAWQDAAGQFPIVLGHEVAGHVESVGPEVDHVVAGDAVVLTWLPYCGSCPTCRRNLPQLCPSVFRSLFAGTLLDGTSRISFGGQSVYHYSLLSGFAAHTVVPARACVPLPAGLPVAEACILGCGVATGYGAAVRAGRVQRGESVAVLGVGGVGLAAIQGAGACGAGRVLAVDVQSGNLELARKLGATETRLAGETGAADAGFDVVIDTTGKVAAARAGFEMLSPGGRLIVIGAFDSDELRLPARGFHRTGKTVKASFYGDIDPIDGLRELAEQAAAGRLALAPLISARRRLDDVNEIFGAMQAETAGPGRTVIVLDG, from the coding sequence GTGAAAACCAGAGCGGCGGTTGCATTTGCGGCGGGCGAGCCGATGCGACTGGTGGAGATCGATCTCGCTCCGCCCGGGCCGCGCGAAGCGCTCGTGCGCGTCGGCGCGGTGGGCGTCTGCCGTAGCGACCTGCACGCCTGGCAAGATGCGGCGGGGCAATTCCCCATCGTGCTCGGCCACGAGGTAGCCGGTCACGTGGAGAGCGTGGGGCCGGAGGTCGATCACGTCGTTGCCGGCGACGCCGTTGTACTGACGTGGCTGCCCTACTGCGGCAGCTGCCCGACGTGCCGGCGCAACCTGCCGCAGCTCTGCCCGTCGGTGTTCCGAAGTTTGTTTGCCGGCACGCTGCTCGACGGCACCTCCCGCATCTCGTTCGGCGGTCAGTCCGTGTACCACTATTCGCTGCTCTCCGGTTTTGCCGCTCACACGGTGGTGCCGGCGCGCGCCTGTGTGCCGCTGCCCGCCGGCTTGCCCGTGGCCGAAGCTTGCATCCTGGGCTGCGGCGTGGCCACCGGCTACGGTGCGGCGGTGCGCGCCGGTCGGGTGCAGCGCGGGGAGTCGGTCGCCGTACTGGGTGTCGGCGGCGTCGGTCTGGCGGCCATCCAGGGAGCCGGGGCCTGCGGCGCCGGCCGGGTGCTCGCCGTCGATGTGCAGAGCGGCAATCTCGAGTTGGCGCGCAAGCTCGGTGCAACCGAAACCAGGCTGGCCGGCGAGACGGGGGCGGCGGATGCCGGCTTCGACGTGGTTATCGACACCACGGGCAAGGTCGCGGCCGCACGTGCCGGATTCGAGATGCTCTCTCCCGGCGGGCGGCTGATCGTGATCGGCGCGTTCGACAGCGACGAGTTGCGCCTCCCGGCGCGGGGTTTTCACCGCACCGGGAAAACGGTGAAGGCATCGTTCTATGGCGACATCGATCCGATCGACGGCTTGCGCGAGCTTGCCGAGCAGGCGGCGGCGGGGCGGCTCGCGCTAGCACCCCTGATCTCGGCGCGCCGGCGCCTCGATGACGTCAACGAGATCTTCGGCGCCATGCAGGCCGAAACCGCGGGACCGGGCCGCACGGTTATCGTGCTTGACGGGTAA
- a CDS encoding PQQ-binding-like beta-propeller repeat protein: protein MPTQHRMDTDSPYQDGSPWPCMRADVRNTGRSPLLHAGVAAEAAPPIRCWTTGNAIFSTPVIGADETVYVGSADKRFYAFDPVTGTQRWSFETGECIDSAGCIARDGTVYFVSCDAGLYGLGPDGEERWRLNLFENRGHFTPSTIFWWEGNVVLGPNGLLYAGNDDFNFYAIEAGKGVRWAYLTGLHIWAAPAFGPDGSVCVLSFDRNCYLFDRETGGVRWRTNTGNFVVSSPAIDDAGIIFFGSFDGHVYALDGGSGRVRWRTATAGPIYASPALAEDGVLYIGSSDCCLYAIDTARGRVVWSFYTGDAIRSSAAIGPDPENRAPYLVYFGSGNGILYCVDPDGRRRWSLRTVSEGNVLDSPNINASIALGRSGLAAATASGKVVYVPFRHYMSDPDDPLLDHNPRDGYPEAGLFLYSVAPGGSMSAEPTDAAAEPVVAEPSQPLSLRLLARLNGQTVPARLDPQDVEVLIDPPRPFRITLQPGGTQMNVVPEGAAPAAEEAVTVRARGRIGGQSAATVTARVPIRFLPAVDAPSIGALPDLPFRVTHMSVYDPPIVPSFDQIGIASLTMQVRIVRADEASGRVAAWGVEKFGFAADGEAVQVAMARHLFYAFGGTYESGRLVLTARDCAFELTAFPAPLDTLRLSGTWEGAEGPCRGSSLIAELDVAGRFRKLAGGSGGLARGARALARMTDLVRRWVPDSATAAQSLPLLVRFLARVVPLGVQMLRREMHGPWGLVGDDGWFRGIGSFRARADRPLDTAALEVRSFRYQPASHAIVAEIAARAGHESSLNTVVPGIAVVDTQGNEPAPLRYNTATEVKREPGRVSVELGLPPSVSAGTDRWCAYLMLDVTPLAELVF from the coding sequence ATGCCGACCCAACACCGCATGGACACCGACTCGCCGTATCAGGATGGATCGCCGTGGCCGTGTATGCGCGCGGACGTGCGCAACACGGGACGGTCGCCGCTGCTCCACGCCGGGGTAGCGGCCGAGGCGGCCCCACCGATCCGCTGCTGGACCACAGGCAACGCCATCTTCAGCACCCCGGTCATCGGCGCCGATGAGACCGTTTACGTCGGTTCGGCCGACAAGCGGTTCTACGCCTTCGATCCGGTGACCGGCACGCAACGCTGGAGCTTCGAGACCGGCGAGTGCATCGATAGCGCCGGCTGCATCGCGCGCGACGGCACCGTGTATTTCGTGTCGTGCGACGCCGGCCTTTACGGCCTCGGCCCCGACGGCGAGGAGCGCTGGCGTCTCAACCTGTTCGAGAACCGCGGGCACTTCACACCCAGCACGATCTTCTGGTGGGAAGGCAACGTCGTGCTGGGGCCGAACGGCCTGCTCTACGCGGGGAACGACGATTTCAACTTCTACGCTATCGAGGCGGGCAAGGGCGTGCGCTGGGCGTACCTGACCGGGCTGCACATCTGGGCGGCACCGGCGTTCGGCCCCGACGGGTCGGTGTGCGTCCTATCGTTCGATCGCAACTGCTACCTGTTCGATCGCGAAACCGGCGGTGTCCGCTGGCGCACCAACACCGGCAACTTCGTGGTGTCCTCGCCGGCGATCGACGACGCCGGGATCATCTTCTTCGGAAGCTTCGACGGCCACGTCTACGCGCTCGACGGCGGGTCCGGCCGGGTGAGGTGGCGGACCGCCACGGCCGGGCCGATCTACGCCTCGCCGGCACTGGCCGAAGACGGGGTTCTCTACATCGGCTCTTCCGACTGCTGCCTGTACGCGATCGATACGGCACGCGGGCGGGTCGTTTGGTCCTTCTACACCGGCGATGCGATTCGTTCCTCGGCGGCGATCGGCCCCGATCCGGAGAATCGCGCTCCGTACCTCGTCTACTTCGGCAGCGGCAACGGCATCCTTTACTGCGTCGATCCCGATGGGCGCCGCCGCTGGTCCCTGCGCACGGTGTCGGAAGGAAACGTCCTCGACTCGCCGAACATCAACGCCTCGATTGCCCTCGGTCGTTCGGGCCTGGCAGCGGCCACCGCCAGCGGCAAGGTCGTTTACGTACCCTTCCGTCACTACATGAGCGATCCGGACGATCCGCTGCTCGACCACAACCCGCGCGACGGCTATCCGGAAGCGGGCCTGTTTCTCTACTCCGTCGCCCCCGGCGGGTCGATGTCCGCGGAGCCGACGGACGCCGCCGCGGAGCCGGTGGTCGCCGAGCCTTCGCAACCGCTGAGTCTGCGCCTCCTTGCGCGGCTGAACGGGCAGACGGTCCCGGCGCGGCTCGACCCGCAAGACGTCGAGGTATTGATCGATCCGCCGCGGCCGTTCCGGATCACCCTGCAACCGGGCGGGACGCAGATGAATGTCGTTCCCGAAGGCGCGGCGCCGGCCGCGGAGGAGGCCGTGACGGTACGGGCGCGCGGTCGGATCGGCGGGCAGAGCGCGGCAACGGTGACGGCGCGCGTACCGATTCGTTTCCTGCCGGCGGTCGATGCGCCGTCGATCGGCGCGCTTCCCGACCTGCCGTTCCGGGTCACGCACATGTCGGTCTATGACCCGCCCATCGTTCCGTCGTTCGACCAGATCGGCATAGCCAGTCTCACCATGCAGGTGCGCATCGTGCGTGCGGACGAGGCGAGCGGCAGGGTTGCGGCCTGGGGCGTGGAAAAGTTCGGCTTCGCGGCAGACGGAGAGGCGGTGCAGGTAGCGATGGCGCGCCATCTCTTCTACGCCTTCGGCGGCACCTACGAGAGCGGCCGGCTCGTTTTGACGGCGCGCGACTGCGCCTTCGAGCTGACGGCTTTTCCGGCGCCGCTCGATACGCTGCGACTCTCCGGCACCTGGGAAGGCGCCGAAGGTCCGTGCCGCGGCAGCTCGTTGATTGCCGAGTTGGACGTCGCCGGGCGTTTCCGTAAGCTCGCCGGGGGTTCGGGAGGCTTGGCGCGCGGCGCGCGCGCGCTGGCGCGCATGACCGATCTGGTGCGCCGCTGGGTGCCGGATTCCGCCACCGCCGCGCAGTCGCTCCCGCTGCTCGTCCGGTTCCTTGCCCGGGTCGTTCCGTTGGGCGTGCAGATGTTGCGGCGCGAGATGCACGGCCCGTGGGGTCTCGTGGGCGACGACGGCTGGTTCCGCGGAATCGGGAGTTTTCGGGCGCGCGCCGACCGGCCACTCGATACCGCGGCGCTCGAGGTGCGGAGTTTCCGTTACCAGCCGGCCTCGCACGCCATCGTCGCCGAGATCGCGGCGCGGGCCGGGCACGAGAGTTCGCTCAACACCGTCGTGCCGGGCATTGCGGTCGTCGACACGCAGGGCAACGAGCCTGCGCCCCTGCGCTACAACACGGCCACCGAGGTCAAGCGCGAACCGGGCCGGGTTTCGGTCGAACTCGGGCTGCCGCCATCGGTAAGCGCCGGCACGGATCGATGGTGCGCCTACCTGATGCTGGACGTCACGCCGCTGGCGGAGTTGGTGTTTTAA
- a CDS encoding SMP-30/gluconolactonase/LRE family protein — protein MTPTLRVLHEPLSYPEGPTWDAGRLYFVEYARHAVGLIDLVEGAARTVWQQPGFGPAAVVCGPDGAIWVTGSDSNCIARIARNGLLHETVRSDSAGRPLSAPNDLVFDDAGALYFTAAGVFDRAAPVAGGVFRHRPGGDTRMLAADIHYANGIALGFDGTTLFVSEHFRNRVLAFDVQPDGALRGRRIYADLHALAADPPDEPLLGPDGLACSRSGRLVVAQFGAARLLILGRDARLEAVVDLPFRYPTNVAWGEAEPTLYVTAFHANVPPFTGAVVELNLSAGV, from the coding sequence ATGACTCCCACGCTGCGCGTGCTGCACGAACCGCTGTCTTACCCCGAAGGCCCGACGTGGGACGCGGGCCGCCTCTATTTCGTCGAGTACGCGCGGCACGCCGTCGGCTTGATCGACCTCGTCGAAGGCGCGGCGCGCACCGTATGGCAGCAACCGGGCTTCGGCCCCGCCGCCGTGGTCTGCGGACCCGATGGCGCGATCTGGGTCACCGGCTCCGACAGCAACTGCATCGCCCGCATCGCTCGTAACGGCCTCCTCCACGAGACGGTTCGGTCGGATTCCGCGGGCCGCCCGCTCTCTGCACCCAACGACCTGGTCTTCGATGACGCCGGTGCGCTCTACTTCACCGCGGCCGGCGTCTTCGATCGCGCCGCACCCGTCGCCGGCGGTGTCTTCCGGCACCGGCCCGGCGGCGACACGCGCATGCTGGCCGCCGACATCCATTACGCAAACGGCATCGCTCTCGGATTCGACGGTACGACGCTGTTCGTGAGCGAGCACTTCCGCAACCGCGTCCTCGCCTTCGACGTGCAGCCCGACGGTGCGCTCCGCGGACGACGCATATACGCCGATTTGCACGCCCTTGCCGCAGACCCTCCCGACGAACCTTTGCTCGGACCCGACGGACTCGCCTGTTCGCGCTCGGGCCGACTCGTGGTGGCGCAGTTCGGCGCCGCCCGACTGCTGATCCTCGGCCGGGACGCACGGCTCGAAGCCGTCGTCGATCTGCCGTTCCGTTACCCGACCAATGTCGCCTGGGGAGAAGCCGAACCGACCCTTTACGTCACCGCCTTCCATGCGAACGTGCCGCCGTTCACCGGCGCCGTTGTCGAGTTGAATCTGTCCGCCGGCGTATGA
- a CDS encoding GNAT family N-acetyltransferase: protein MDLGPVILTGRFVRLEPLSIEHVGALAEIGIDESIWRWNPAGAVRSADDMRQYVDHALQQRADGLALPFATIHLGDRRPVGSTRFAAFDREHRRVEIGYTWIAPPWQRSVVNTEAKYLMLQYAFETWGCIRVEFKTDSLNEKSRAALARIGAVEEGTLRNHMRTHGGRIRHSVYFSITDDEWPSVKTALAAKIAGTSATAPPPPASRRSGPRVPPLP from the coding sequence ATGGATCTCGGACCCGTTATCCTGACCGGTCGTTTCGTCCGCCTCGAACCGCTGTCGATCGAGCACGTCGGGGCGCTTGCGGAAATCGGTATCGACGAGTCGATCTGGCGATGGAACCCGGCCGGGGCGGTGCGCAGCGCGGACGACATGAGACAGTACGTGGATCACGCCCTGCAGCAGCGTGCCGACGGTCTGGCATTGCCGTTTGCGACGATCCATCTCGGTGACCGGCGCCCGGTCGGCAGTACCCGGTTTGCGGCCTTCGATCGGGAGCACCGCCGTGTCGAGATCGGGTATACGTGGATCGCGCCGCCGTGGCAGCGCAGTGTCGTGAACACCGAGGCGAAGTATCTGATGTTGCAGTATGCGTTCGAGACCTGGGGCTGCATCCGGGTCGAGTTCAAGACCGATTCGCTGAACGAGAAATCCCGCGCCGCGCTGGCGCGTATCGGCGCGGTCGAGGAAGGAACGTTGCGCAACCACATGCGAACTCACGGCGGGCGGATTCGACACTCGGTCTACTTCAGCATTACCGACGACGAGTGGCCGAGCGTGAAAACCGCATTGGCGGCGAAAATCGCCGGTACCTCCGCAACCGCGCCTCCGCCACCCGCGAGCCGGCGATCGGGGCCCCGCGTTCCCCCCTTGCCCTGA
- a CDS encoding dockerin type I repeat-containing protein codes for MPRAKLPGGGWAARVTLVALSAVMGVTAAGAAGLPDPVVVVTPAPLAVQPPGIAFVDPVFGTTLRRVSAASSGGGFETQTYSQLQAFSTDDTYLLLTGSTGYVVRRVADFSAVDGLDTSEWNAPRWLATSPHALVHFDSNADTTVRVQRTDVATRQTTTLFTFPSIYSRVRVNQSFDELSRDGRWLAALLVRNDGSEAIVALDLQDLTLGAELSVPALYAGPCSPDPTWGELEPDWLSASPLGRYIAVQWPRDGTTRCSGLETFDIRTGAFVGRVYDGHQHGDLGVELDGDTEIFMTFELYHWSGSLSIGVRALPGTATASPPAYVQILDWGNAEHISCRGPYGVCLVTAGFDTGNGWSAFEGELFLQYTGGSVLRLAHHRSSSCGYWVQPRASISRTGRYVVFASDWGTEAGCYGDGDGLGLGDAYVIDLWAGSETPTATVTRTPTPTPTPTPTVSTGSIGGRVTYYGNGLPVPATTLRLAGAVTAAAQTGADGAFSFVALTSTDWQVQPELQAAADDGAVSALDAAYVLQAVVGLRAFDAMQRLACDVTGDGTLSALDAARILQFRVGLIERLPVAVACGSDAVFVPAPAAAANQQIVYPVPSGGACQAGAIAYRPLVGAAAGQDFTAVRFGDCTGNWQPSAAVRHPIHTVVQPSRFTRTQRPAADLVNPPPPPPGTWSRPIGVGVGIGIDFDPRRNSIPMSIAIPIPIPIPTG; via the coding sequence ATGCCACGCGCGAAATTGCCCGGCGGCGGGTGGGCCGCGAGGGTCACTTTAGTGGCGCTGTCGGCCGTAATGGGCGTGACGGCGGCGGGGGCCGCGGGTTTGCCCGACCCGGTCGTCGTGGTGACACCGGCTCCGCTGGCCGTCCAGCCACCGGGAATCGCGTTCGTCGATCCGGTGTTCGGCACGACGCTGCGGCGGGTTTCCGCCGCCAGCAGCGGCGGCGGCTTCGAAACCCAGACGTATTCCCAGTTACAGGCGTTCTCTACGGACGATACCTATCTGCTCCTGACGGGCAGCACGGGCTACGTGGTGCGCCGCGTTGCGGACTTCAGCGCGGTCGACGGCCTCGACACGTCGGAGTGGAACGCCCCGCGCTGGCTCGCGACCAGCCCGCATGCGCTCGTCCACTTCGACAGCAACGCCGACACGACGGTGCGCGTGCAGCGCACCGACGTCGCGACGCGGCAGACGACCACCCTGTTCACGTTCCCCTCGATTTACTCGCGCGTGCGCGTCAACCAGTCGTTCGACGAGTTGTCCCGCGACGGGCGCTGGCTGGCGGCCTTGCTCGTTCGCAACGACGGCAGCGAGGCGATCGTGGCGCTCGATCTGCAGGACCTGACCCTCGGGGCGGAGCTGTCCGTCCCGGCGCTCTACGCCGGGCCGTGCAGCCCGGATCCGACCTGGGGGGAACTCGAGCCGGACTGGCTCTCCGCCTCGCCGCTCGGCCGGTACATTGCCGTGCAGTGGCCACGCGACGGCACCACCCGCTGCAGCGGTCTCGAGACGTTCGATATCCGGACCGGGGCCTTCGTGGGCCGCGTCTACGACGGGCACCAGCACGGCGATCTCGGCGTCGAGCTCGACGGCGACACGGAGATCTTCATGACCTTCGAGCTGTACCATTGGAGCGGCAGCCTCTCGATCGGCGTCCGCGCCCTGCCGGGCACGGCGACCGCCAGTCCGCCCGCCTACGTACAGATCCTCGACTGGGGCAACGCCGAGCACATCTCGTGTCGCGGTCCGTACGGCGTGTGCCTGGTGACCGCCGGTTTCGACACCGGTAACGGCTGGAGCGCTTTCGAAGGCGAGCTGTTTCTCCAGTACACCGGCGGCAGCGTACTGCGACTGGCGCACCACCGTTCCAGCAGTTGCGGCTACTGGGTGCAGCCGCGGGCGAGCATCTCGCGCACCGGCCGCTACGTGGTTTTCGCGTCCGACTGGGGCACGGAAGCGGGCTGCTACGGGGACGGCGACGGTCTCGGGCTCGGCGATGCGTACGTCATCGACCTGTGGGCCGGATCGGAGACGCCCACCGCCACCGTGACACGCACGCCGACACCGACCCCGACGCCCACGCCGACGGTGTCCACGGGCAGCATCGGCGGGCGCGTCACGTACTACGGCAACGGCCTGCCGGTGCCCGCAACCACGCTGCGGCTCGCGGGTGCGGTCACGGCGGCGGCACAAACCGGCGCCGACGGAGCGTTCTCCTTCGTCGCGTTGACCTCGACGGACTGGCAGGTGCAGCCGGAACTGCAAGCGGCGGCCGACGATGGCGCGGTGAGTGCGCTCGACGCCGCGTATGTTTTGCAGGCCGTTGTCGGCCTGCGGGCGTTCGATGCCATGCAGCGTCTGGCCTGCGACGTCACCGGCGACGGCACGCTCAGCGCGTTGGACGCCGCGCGGATCTTGCAGTTCCGCGTCGGGCTGATTGAGCGGCTGCCGGTGGCCGTGGCGTGCGGCTCCGATGCGGTCTTCGTGCCGGCGCCGGCGGCCGCCGCCAACCAGCAGATCGTCTACCCGGTTCCGAGCGGCGGTGCCTGCCAGGCGGGCGCAATCGCGTACCGCCCTCTGGTCGGAGCGGCGGCCGGTCAGGACTTCACCGCGGTGCGGTTCGGCGACTGCACCGGCAACTGGCAGCCGTCAGCCGCCGTCCGCCACCCAATCCATACCGTAGTTCAGCCCTCACGATTCACGCGCACGCAACGGCCTGCGGCCGATCTCGTGAATCCACCCCCGCCTCCGCCCGGTACCTGGTCGCGACCGATCGGAGTCGGGGTCGGTATCGGAATCGATTTCGATCCGCGGCGAAATTCGATTCCGATGTCGATAGCGATCCCGATTCCGATTCCGATTCCGACCGGGTAA
- a CDS encoding acyl-CoA dehydrogenase family protein yields the protein MGLTDIEIGLSEVEISIRDTVHKFAEEVMRPAGRALDRLSSPAEVIARGSILWNVFEKYRALNLREIDEDPDMIGTPMLARIHAMIGEELGWGDAGLAISLGVSGFPGMFARMLAREDLIERFANPKRPEIGCWAITEPNHGSDVLAFNQPFFESPSARADCIATRDGDHYVIRGQKAAWVSNGSIATVATLFCTLDPTHGLRDGGVALVPLDLPGVSRGAPLDKLGQRALNQGEIFFDDVRLPAEYMVVGSDGYQFVVERVLTMANAAMGTTFVGLAQAALEHALEYARGRVQGGVPISRHQAVKMKLFKMFQATEAARALARRVALYNGTRMDGLLEYSIASKTFCTQTAFDVAHTAVQIFGGNGLSREYPVEKLLRDARASLIEDGCNDVLGLVAADKLC from the coding sequence ATGGGTTTGACCGACATCGAGATCGGCTTGAGCGAGGTAGAGATTTCGATCCGCGATACGGTGCACAAGTTTGCCGAAGAGGTGATGCGTCCGGCCGGGCGCGCGCTGGATCGGCTGAGCAGTCCCGCCGAGGTGATTGCGCGCGGTTCGATCCTCTGGAACGTCTTCGAGAAGTACCGCGCACTCAATCTGCGCGAAATCGACGAGGACCCGGACATGATCGGTACGCCGATGCTCGCGCGTATCCATGCCATGATCGGCGAGGAGCTCGGGTGGGGCGATGCGGGGCTGGCGATCAGTCTGGGCGTGTCGGGTTTCCCGGGGATGTTTGCGCGCATGCTGGCGCGCGAGGATCTGATCGAGCGTTTCGCCAATCCGAAGCGTCCGGAGATCGGTTGCTGGGCGATCACCGAGCCGAACCACGGCAGCGACGTACTGGCCTTCAATCAGCCGTTTTTCGAGAGTCCGTCGGCGCGGGCCGACTGCATTGCCACCCGCGACGGCGACCATTACGTGATCCGGGGCCAGAAGGCGGCATGGGTGTCGAACGGCTCGATCGCCACGGTGGCGACCTTGTTCTGCACGCTCGATCCGACGCACGGGCTGCGCGACGGCGGGGTTGCGCTGGTGCCGCTCGACCTGCCGGGAGTATCGCGTGGGGCGCCGCTGGACAAACTCGGTCAGCGCGCGCTCAATCAGGGCGAGATCTTCTTCGACGACGTGCGCCTGCCGGCCGAGTACATGGTGGTCGGTTCCGACGGCTACCAGTTCGTCGTCGAGCGTGTGCTGACGATGGCGAACGCGGCGATGGGGACGACTTTCGTCGGTCTGGCGCAGGCGGCGCTCGAGCATGCGCTCGAGTATGCGCGCGGGCGTGTGCAGGGCGGGGTGCCGATCTCGCGGCACCAGGCGGTCAAGATGAAGCTCTTCAAGATGTTCCAGGCGACCGAGGCGGCGCGGGCGCTGGCCCGCCGTGTAGCGCTCTACAACGGGACGCGGATGGACGGACTTCTCGAGTACTCGATCGCGTCGAAGACGTTCTGCACGCAGACGGCGTTCGACGTTGCCCACACCGCCGTGCAGATCTTCGGTGGCAACGGCCTGAGCCGCGAGTACCCGGTGGAGAAGCTGCTGCGCGACG